The Desulfurobacteriaceae bacterium DNA window TAATTACGGCTGTGACTTTTTTTACCTCAGGTTTTCACATCTTTAAAGGGAAACTGAAAAAAGAAGAATTATCAAAAGTAATAGTTTGGGTTGTTCCAGGAATAGTTTCAGGAGTATTTTCTTCTCACTTACTTCCAGCACATATTCTAAAAAAGCTATTTGCAATAGTTCTTCTTGCTGTGGGGG harbors:
- a CDS encoding TSUP family transporter, with translation MSFELLFLLFFSGLFSGFLAGLLGIGGGIILVPMFWFLFPYLGVPEELTLKLSIGTSLAVITAVTFFTSGFHIFKGKLKKEELSKVIVWVVPGIVSGVFSSHLLPAHILKKLFAIVLLAVG